The Phyllopteryx taeniolatus isolate TA_2022b chromosome 17, UOR_Ptae_1.2, whole genome shotgun sequence genome window below encodes:
- the alkbh4 gene encoding alpha-ketoglutarate-dependent dioxygenase alkB homolog 4 — protein MMVPGGVVASCACKGIRRCLLCETLKESHLPEKKNGHLFFYDPETKLAVCKDGEPASFPFPGVFLWEDFLSEEEEKELISSMDRDVWNLSQSGRKKQDFGPKVNFKKKKVRPASFSGLPALSEKLVLRMQQEESLAGFQPVEQCNLDYHPQRGSAIDPHLDDSWLWGERLVTVNMLSGTTLTMSSEQGLPQLGLSGEVNVAVALPRRSLVALYGEARHRWKHGILRKDLRERRVCSTYRELSAEFLPGGRHAELGSQLVNIAASFNGAPV, from the exons ATGATGGTTCCGGGTGGTGTTGTTGCTTCTTGTGCATGCAAAGGTATCCGGCGCTGTCTTCTGTGTGAGACGTTAAAAGAAAGTCACTTGCCCGAAAAGAAG AACGGGCATCTTTTCTTCTACGACCCCGAGACAAAGCTCGCCGTTTGCAAAGATGGCGAGCCGGCGTCGTTCCCCTTTCCCGGAGTGTTCCTGTGGGAGGACTTCCtatcggaggaggaggagaaggagctgATAAGCAGCATGGACCGGGACGTCTGGAATCTGTCCCAGTCGGGTCGAAAGAAACAG GACTTTGGGCCAAAAGTAAActttaagaagaagaaagtgcGTCCCGCCAGTTTCAGTGGCCTTCCTGCGTTGAGTGAAAAACTAGTGCTGCGAATGCAACAAGAGGAAAGTCTGGCGGGCTTCCAGCCTGTGGAGCAATGCAATCTGGACTACCACCCTCAGCGCGGTTCTGCCATTGACCCTCACCTGGATGACTCCTGGCTGTGGGGGGAACGCCTGGTCACTGTCAACATGCTGTCCGGCACCACGCTGACCATGTCGTCAGAGCAGGGTCTCCCGCAGCTGGGACTGTCGGGCGAAGTGAACGTCGCCGTGGCGCTCCCGCGCAGGTCTTTGGTCGCGTTGTACGGGGAGGCGCGGCATCGCTGGAAACACGGCATTCTCCGGAAGGACCTTCGGGAACGCAGAGTTTGCAGCACCTACAGGGAACTGTCGGCCGAGTTTCTCCCCGGTGGGCGGCACGCCGAGCTGGGATCTCAGCTGGTCAACATCGCGGCGAGCTTCAATGGAGCTCCTGTTTAG
- the LOC133467753 gene encoding E3 ubiquitin-protein ligase CBL-like isoform X1, which translates to MAGNPRRGAGLIGLMKDAFQPHQQPLQPHQPAVVDKKMVEKCWKLMDKVVRLCQNPKVALKNSPPYILDLLPDTYQHLRTILSRYENRMDMLGENEYFRVVMDNLTNKTKQTMSLFKEAKERMYEENSQPRRNLTKLSLIFSHMLAELKAIFPNGLFQGDNFRITKADAAEFWRRSFGDKTIVPWRTFRQALHEFHPISSGLEAMALKSTIDLTCNDYISVFEFDIFTRLFQPWSSLLRNWNSLAVTHPGYMAFLTYDEVKARLHRFIHKPGSYIFRLSCTRLGQWAIGYVTADGNILQTIPHNKPLFQALIDGYREGFYLFPDGRAQNPDLTGLCEPSPQDHIKVTQEQYELYCEMGSTFQLCKICAENDKDVKIEPCRHLMCTSCLTAWQDSEGQGCPFCRCEIKGTEPIVVDPFHPKASGGAFAGFQGGASRAEAATNDEDDDERLEDQNLVMSRLACSKVERPPSPVSQLPPVPPRLDLLQQRPSSTHSQLVQGACAKMGATHRDKPLPLPPALRELPPPPPPERPSLVALDSRLQRRPLPSTPDTPAWAANYMVPRPVCKAPTAALPATPQSASASASGGAEASKAQAATNAIYCLAARSLPTSAVSSREKLPTDCEENEYMSPTSLPASGGAWIISGSLVPPPPPPSQSNHHNDVSGDGVDVDSGDPQVYEAMCNIQAQVASSEAGDHERPQHSSSVVYQPKSTDGSFEDAYEYDCPRPLAPPAPARRALADLNGPSKAFSTLSIDGAVEASLYAAGVDPERPPKPLPRRANSDRRVRPLNRELPSVSQDQPPRPSSSHTPPPPPPPSAGVALSGEIECLMSQGYSIQDIQKALMIARNNLETAKNILREFVSVPSAAHIAT; encoded by the exons ATGGCCGGAAATCCGAGGAGGGGCGCGGGTCTCATCGGCTTGATGAAGGACGCCTTTCAGCCCCACCAGCAGCCCCTGCAGCCCCACCAACCCGCCGTGGTGGACAAGAAAATGGTGGAGAAATGCTGGAAGCTCATGGATAAG GTGGTGCGCTTGTGCCAGAACCCCAAGGTGGCGTTGAAGAACAGCCCGCCGTACATCCTGGACCTGCTGCCCGACACCTACCAGCACCTGCGCACCATCCTGTCGCGCTACGAGAACCGCATGGACATGCTGGGCGAGAACGAGTACTTCCGCGTGGTCATGGACAACCTGACCAACAAGACCAAGCAGACCATGAGTTTGTTCAAGGAGGCCAAGGAGAGGATGTACGAAGAGAACTCACAGCCCAG GCGAAACCTCACCAAGCTGTCGCTCATCTTCAGTCACATGCTCGCCGAGCTCAAAGCCATTTTCCCAAACGGCCTGTTCCAGGGCGACAACTTCCGCATCACCAAAGCTGACGCCGCCGAGTTTTGGAGGCGCTCCTTTGGGGATAA GACCATTGTGCCATGGAGGACGTTCCGCCAGGCGCTGCACGAGTTCCACCCCATCAGCTCGGGCCTGGAGGCCATGGCGCTCAAGTCCACCATCGACCTCACCTGCAACGATTACATCTCCGTCTTTGAGTTCGACATCTTCACCAGGCTCTTCCAG cCGTGGTCATCTCTGTTGAGGAACTGGAACAGTCTCGCAGTCACACACCCAGGGTACATGGCCTTCCTCACGTACGACGAGGTCAAGGCTCGTTTGCACAGGTTCATCCACAAGCCTGGCAG CTACATCTTCAGGCTCAGCTGCACGCGACTGGGCCAATGGGCCATCGGCTACGTGACGGCGGACGGCAACATCCTGCAGACCATCCCCCATAACAAGCCTCTGTTCCAAGCGCTCATCGACGGCTACAGAGAGGGATT CTACCTATTCCCAGATGGTCGTGCACAGAACCCAGACCTAACAGGCCTGTGTGAACCTTCTCCACAAGACCACATCAAAGTTACCCAG GAGCAGTACGAGTTATACTGCGAGATGGGCTCCACGTTCCAGCTGTGCAAGATCTGCGCCGAGAACGACAAGGACGTCAAGATCGAACCGTGCCGACACCTGATGTGCACTTCCTGTCTGACCGCCTGGCAG GATTCGGAGGGTCAGGGCTGCCCCTTCTGCCGCTGTGAGATTAAGGGCACCGAGCCAATCGTGGTGGACCCCTTCCATCCCAAGGCCAGCGGGGGGGCTTTCGCCGGCTTCCAGGGGGGAGCGAGCCGGGCCGAGGCGGCCACCAacgacgaggacgacgacgagcGTCTGGAGGACCAGAACCTCGTCATGAGCAGGCTGGCCTGCAGCAAA gTGGAGCGCCCACCATCTCCAGTGTCCCAGCTGCCTCCGGTCCCGCCCCGGCTGGACCTCCTTCAGCAGAGACCCTCCAGCACACACAGCCAGCTGGTCCAAGGAGCCTGCGCTAAG ATGGGGGCCACACACAGGGACAAGCCCCTCCCGCTGCCCCCGGCGCTCCGAGAGCTGCCCCCGCCGCCTCCTCCGGAGCGCCCCTCCCTGGTGGCGCTGGACTCCAGGCTCCAAAGGAGACCCCTGCCCTCCACGCCCGACACGCCCGCCTGGGCCGCCAACTACATGGTGCCGCGGCCCGTCTGCAAGGCGCCCACGGCTGCCCTGCCCGCCACGCCTCAAAGTGCCAGTGCCAGCGCCAGCGGCGGCGCCGAGGCAAGCAAAGCCCAAGCGGCCACAAATGCCATCTACTGCTTGGCCGCCAG GTCGCTGCCGACGTCAGCCGTGTCCAGCAGGGAGAAGTTGCCCACCGACTGCGAGGAGAACGAGTACATGAGTCCCACCTCCCTGCCGGCATCGGGCGGCGCGTGGATCATCAGCGGCTCCTTGGTGCCGCCGCCACCTCCTCCCAGCCAATCAAACCACCACAATGACGTCAG CGGTGACGGCGTAGACGTGGACTCCGGGGACCCTCAGGTATACGAGGCCATGTGCAACATCCAGGCCCAGGTTGCCTCCTCAGAGGCCGGCGATCACG AACGTCCTCAGCACTCCTCCTCCGTGGTCTACCAGCCCAAGTCCACGGACGGCTCCTTCGAGGACGCGTACGAGTACGACTGCCCTCGCCCGCTGGCCCCCCCGGCGCCCGCCCGGCGAGCTCTGGCCGACCTCAACGGTCCGTCCAAAGCCTTCAGCACGCTCAGCATCGACGGAGCCGTTGAAGCCA GTTTGTACGCGGCCGGCGTGGACCCCGAGCGCCCCCCCAAGCCCCTCCCACGCCGCGCCAACTCGGATCGGCGGGTTCGGCCGCTGAACCGCGAGCTCCCCTCGGTCTCGCAGGATCAGCCCCCCCGGCCCTCCTCCTCGCACACGCCGCCGCCTCCGCCGCCACCCTCGGCCGGCGTGGCGCTGAGCGGCGAGATCGAGTGCCTGATGTCGCAGGGCTACTCCATCCAGGACATCCAGAAGGCGCTGATGATCGCCAGGAACAACCTGGAGACGGCCAAGAACATCCTCCGAGAGTTTGTGTCCGTACCGTCGGCCGCGCACATCGCCACATAG
- the LOC133467753 gene encoding E3 ubiquitin-protein ligase CBL-like isoform X2, which yields MAGNPRRGAGLIGLMKDAFQPHQQPLQPHQPAVVDKKMVEKCWKLMDKVVRLCQNPKVALKNSPPYILDLLPDTYQHLRTILSRYENRMDMLGENEYFRVVMDNLTNKTKQTMSLFKEAKERMYEENSQPRRNLTKLSLIFSHMLAELKAIFPNGLFQGDNFRITKADAAEFWRRSFGDKTIVPWRTFRQALHEFHPISSGLEAMALKSTIDLTCNDYISVFEFDIFTRLFQPWSSLLRNWNSLAVTHPGYMAFLTYDEVKARLHRFIHKPGSYIFRLSCTRLGQWAIGYVTADGNILQTIPHNKPLFQALIDGYREGFYLFPDGRAQNPDLTGLCEPSPQDHIKVTQEQYELYCEMGSTFQLCKICAENDKDVKIEPCRHLMCTSCLTAWQDSEGQGCPFCRCEIKGTEPIVVDPFHPKASGGAFAGFQGGASRAEAATNDEDDDERLEDQNLVMSRLACSKVERPPSPVSQLPPVPPRLDLLQQRPSSTHSQLVQGACAKMGATHRDKPLPLPPALRELPPPPPPERPSLVALDSRLQRRPLPSTPDTPAWAANYMVPRPVCKAPTAALPATPQSASASASGGAEASKAQAATNAIYCLAARSLPTSAVSSREKLPTDCEENEYMSPTSLPASGGAWIISGSLVPPPPPPSQSNHHNDVSGDGVDVDSGDPQVYEAMCNIQAQVASSEAGDHESCVCFRTSSALLLRGLPAQVHGRLLRGRVRVRLPSPAGPPGARPASSGRPQRSVQSLQHAQHRRSR from the exons ATGGCCGGAAATCCGAGGAGGGGCGCGGGTCTCATCGGCTTGATGAAGGACGCCTTTCAGCCCCACCAGCAGCCCCTGCAGCCCCACCAACCCGCCGTGGTGGACAAGAAAATGGTGGAGAAATGCTGGAAGCTCATGGATAAG GTGGTGCGCTTGTGCCAGAACCCCAAGGTGGCGTTGAAGAACAGCCCGCCGTACATCCTGGACCTGCTGCCCGACACCTACCAGCACCTGCGCACCATCCTGTCGCGCTACGAGAACCGCATGGACATGCTGGGCGAGAACGAGTACTTCCGCGTGGTCATGGACAACCTGACCAACAAGACCAAGCAGACCATGAGTTTGTTCAAGGAGGCCAAGGAGAGGATGTACGAAGAGAACTCACAGCCCAG GCGAAACCTCACCAAGCTGTCGCTCATCTTCAGTCACATGCTCGCCGAGCTCAAAGCCATTTTCCCAAACGGCCTGTTCCAGGGCGACAACTTCCGCATCACCAAAGCTGACGCCGCCGAGTTTTGGAGGCGCTCCTTTGGGGATAA GACCATTGTGCCATGGAGGACGTTCCGCCAGGCGCTGCACGAGTTCCACCCCATCAGCTCGGGCCTGGAGGCCATGGCGCTCAAGTCCACCATCGACCTCACCTGCAACGATTACATCTCCGTCTTTGAGTTCGACATCTTCACCAGGCTCTTCCAG cCGTGGTCATCTCTGTTGAGGAACTGGAACAGTCTCGCAGTCACACACCCAGGGTACATGGCCTTCCTCACGTACGACGAGGTCAAGGCTCGTTTGCACAGGTTCATCCACAAGCCTGGCAG CTACATCTTCAGGCTCAGCTGCACGCGACTGGGCCAATGGGCCATCGGCTACGTGACGGCGGACGGCAACATCCTGCAGACCATCCCCCATAACAAGCCTCTGTTCCAAGCGCTCATCGACGGCTACAGAGAGGGATT CTACCTATTCCCAGATGGTCGTGCACAGAACCCAGACCTAACAGGCCTGTGTGAACCTTCTCCACAAGACCACATCAAAGTTACCCAG GAGCAGTACGAGTTATACTGCGAGATGGGCTCCACGTTCCAGCTGTGCAAGATCTGCGCCGAGAACGACAAGGACGTCAAGATCGAACCGTGCCGACACCTGATGTGCACTTCCTGTCTGACCGCCTGGCAG GATTCGGAGGGTCAGGGCTGCCCCTTCTGCCGCTGTGAGATTAAGGGCACCGAGCCAATCGTGGTGGACCCCTTCCATCCCAAGGCCAGCGGGGGGGCTTTCGCCGGCTTCCAGGGGGGAGCGAGCCGGGCCGAGGCGGCCACCAacgacgaggacgacgacgagcGTCTGGAGGACCAGAACCTCGTCATGAGCAGGCTGGCCTGCAGCAAA gTGGAGCGCCCACCATCTCCAGTGTCCCAGCTGCCTCCGGTCCCGCCCCGGCTGGACCTCCTTCAGCAGAGACCCTCCAGCACACACAGCCAGCTGGTCCAAGGAGCCTGCGCTAAG ATGGGGGCCACACACAGGGACAAGCCCCTCCCGCTGCCCCCGGCGCTCCGAGAGCTGCCCCCGCCGCCTCCTCCGGAGCGCCCCTCCCTGGTGGCGCTGGACTCCAGGCTCCAAAGGAGACCCCTGCCCTCCACGCCCGACACGCCCGCCTGGGCCGCCAACTACATGGTGCCGCGGCCCGTCTGCAAGGCGCCCACGGCTGCCCTGCCCGCCACGCCTCAAAGTGCCAGTGCCAGCGCCAGCGGCGGCGCCGAGGCAAGCAAAGCCCAAGCGGCCACAAATGCCATCTACTGCTTGGCCGCCAG GTCGCTGCCGACGTCAGCCGTGTCCAGCAGGGAGAAGTTGCCCACCGACTGCGAGGAGAACGAGTACATGAGTCCCACCTCCCTGCCGGCATCGGGCGGCGCGTGGATCATCAGCGGCTCCTTGGTGCCGCCGCCACCTCCTCCCAGCCAATCAAACCACCACAATGACGTCAG CGGTGACGGCGTAGACGTGGACTCCGGGGACCCTCAGGTATACGAGGCCATGTGCAACATCCAGGCCCAGGTTGCCTCCTCAGAGGCCGGCGATCACG AATCTTGTGTATGTTTCAGAACGTCCTCAGCACTCCTCCTCCGTGGTCTACCAGCCCAAGTCCACGGACGGCTCCTTCGAGGACGCGTACGAGTACGACTGCCCTCGCCCGCTGGCCCCCCCGGCGCCCGCCCGGCGAGCTCTGGCCGACCTCAACGGTCCGTCCAAAGCCTTCAGCACGCTCAGCATCGACGGAGCCGTTGA